Within the Bradyrhizobium ottawaense genome, the region TGGGAAATTTTGTTGCCGTCGGAGGACAAAGCGGCATCGCGCCGCACCTGACGATCGGGGACCGTGCGCAAATCGCGGGCGCCAGCGGGGTGACGCGGGATATTCCCGCCGGAGAGCGCTGGGCGGGATTTCCGGCTCGACCGACCAAGAAGTTTTTCAGGCAGCACAGGATGGTCGAGTTGCTCGCCGAGCAGCGGCTCCACATCAATGATGAGCCATCTTCCTGATTGCTGATCAGAAATGGCCGCCAGCGTCGATACGCCCGACGGCATCATCCGCGAAATGAAGATCCGATTCCCGGCCCGCCCACACCGGCTCGTTGCCTGCGATTGCCGGCGTTAAGCGGGTCGACACGTTGCGGTAGGGCGCTGTCCGGCGTCTCCGGCGGATTTGCGCCTGGGCCGCACCTTTGTGCTATATCGGAGCCGACGCGACTGATTTTTCCAGCCGCATGAGAGCTTGCCGAACCGATGCCGCTGATCCGGAACAAAATCGTGGGATACGATGACGAGCGGCTGGCGTTCAAGTTCACGATGCAGAACGAGAACAACGGCGAGACGGTCGAGTGCCAGATCAGCGACGCTGCGATGGACGAACTGGCCGGCGTCAAGGGCACCGAGAGCATTGCCAGGCAGGCGCAGTTCCTGGCCCTGAGGGATGCCGTCGAGGGTATCGCGTCCGATATATTCGACGAGGCGCCGCGCGTGAAGGGATACACCGTTCGGATCTTCACCAAGCATATCCGCAAATAGCTGCAAGAGACCGCCCGGCGCGACGAACTGGCGCTGCTTTTGTCCCCTCGACAGACGTCCGCCGAAACGGCAACCTAGGCAAAGCCAGAGAAATCCCCGGGGAACCGTCATCATGAGCAAGCCCGTCAAGTCTGAGGCCGAATTGATCGCGATGGCGCGGGCCGAACTCAAGGTCCATGCCGACTGTCCCGACGGCATCGAAATCTCCGTGGTGCGCGACGGCGATATCTGGGAATTCCGCGCCAGCGCCGATGCCGCCACCGTGGCAAAACCCGGCTATCCCGAATGCGTCGCCATGCTGGTTCAGGTCGGCGACCACCTTGGCAAACAGTATGCTGTGGGGTGAGGGGCGTGCAGGCGGACTCTCGCGAGCCCGCCCGACATCCACGCGGCTTGCCGGAAGCCGCGCAACTGGGCAGCTCCGGAAACGAGGAGGCGATCGCCTGTTGCGCGCCGCCTCCTGTCCGGCTCTGTAAAGTCTCGGTCAGGGCTTCCTGGTCCAGAACGAACCGTTGGACCACCTGATCTTGTTCGGCGACTGAAGCTGGCCGGTATAGGTCTTGTCGTCGGGGAAGGTGATCTTGATGTCGGAGGCGTCGACGATCGACCCGTGGGCGTCGGGGCGATCGTAATCGGACATGTCGATCCTGATCGATGAGGGGCCTTCGTAGATCACCGCCGACCGGGCGCTGCCGTCGGTCCAACTGCCATTCAGATCGAACACCGTGTTGATGATCTTGGTCCAGGCCGAACCGTTGGACCAGATGATCTTGTTCGGCGCCTGAAGCTGGCCGGTATAGGTCTTGTCGTCCGGAAAGGTCACCTTGATCGAGGAGCCGTTGACGATGGTGCCGTGCGCGGTCGGACGGTTGAAGGCGGACATATCAAGCGTGAGGTTTGAAAAATCCACCGCGATCACCGCGCTGCGCGGACTGCCGTCGGTCCAGTTGCCGTTCAGGTTGACGACGGTGTGGATCGCATTCCAGTCCGGCGGGAATCCGGTCGGCCACTGATCGTTCTTGAAGTTGGTGCAGCCGTCTCCCGCCGTGACGAGGTCGGCAAACCGGGCGTTGTGCCACTGTGCCCGGCACAGCATGGCGACCCGTTCCGGCTGCTGCGAATTCCAGCCCCATTCGTACTGGTCGACATAAGTATCGTGAGTGTCGGAGTCGTGGCCGACCTTGACGATCTGGCACGGCGTGTTCACCGTCATGTAATAGTTGGAGACGATGTCGGCGGCGTCGAACCTGGCATCGGTGTCGTAGACGCTGATCTCCCCGCCCATCGACCAGTACTGATAAAACGTGCTCTTCTTCCAGGCGTGGAAGTTCAGTCGTCCGTTGCCGATGCGGTACTCCACCATGGCGCCATCGTCCGACGCCCATCGCTCGGCGCCGTTCACGACGCCGGTAAACTTCAGGTATGGCGCGTCGAAGGCGACCAGACCGCCGCCGGTGCCGTTCGGGCCCTGCGGCGACGTCCGGCCCTCGCGAAGGTCGATGGTGTTGCCGCCGATGACGAGCGAGCCGGTGGCCGACGAAATGGTGTCGAGCACGGGATCGCCGAACGTGACAGGCTGGAGGCTGTTGCCGGCATTGCGAGAGTACATGCCTTTGCGGGATATCGAGCCGCGCATGCCTTTACCGTCCGGATGCGCGCCGAGAGTCTTGCCGAGATAGGCGTTGAACTCGTCATGGTTGGCGAACGTGTTCCGCCCGGGCTGGATCGAGGCGTTGTGGGTCACGAATTCCACGCTGCCGTCCTTGCGGACGGTCATGGCCTGATTGGCGTTAAGGAGATCCTGACTGGACATCTGTCTTCCTCCAAGCATCACACAAGGCGTTGCGCGATATTTCGCGATGGACAGCCAATCCGTCCACACACGCCACGCTAGTCCGATGATGGAGATGCATCCGTGAGGTAGATAACACTGGGCGAATAAATGCCGCCACGGAACCAACGCATTCGTGCGCAGGTTCCACTCTCGCCGGTTGGCGGATTTCGCTTTAGTGGGGTGCGGTCTCGATATTCTTGATCGGCGTCGTCAGGCGACAACGCAGTCCCGCCGGCTCATAGGATAGTTCAACGGTGCCATTGAAATCGTCCTTCAACACCCGGGTGATCAGCCGCGATCCGAACCCGGTGACTGAGGGGGGCGACACCGCAGGACCGCCGGTCTCCTGCCAGGTGAAAACGAAATGGGGCTCGGCATCGAGCATCATATTTTCCCATGTGATCAATATACGTCCGGTGGGACCGCTCAGCGCGCCGTATTTGATCGCATTGGTCGCAAGTTCGTGGATTGCCAGCGACAGCGAAAGCGCTTGCCGGGATCTGACGATGGTCGGAGCCCCGGAGACCTCGAAGCGACCTTCGCCGGTCCGGTACGGCGCAAGGGCGGTCTGGATCACGTCGGTAAGCGGCGCTTCAACCCAGTTGGATGCGGTCAGCAGGTCGTGCGCGCGTCCGAACGCCGCAAGCCTTCCCTGATAGATTTCCAGCGCGGATTTGCTCGATGGATCGCGAAAGGTCTGCGCCGCCACGGCGCTGAGAACCGCAAGCGTGTTTTTGACACGGTGCTGCAGTTCGTGGTTGACGAGGTTGAGCGCTTCCTTTGCCCGATGCTCCGAGGTGACGTCGTTGCAGACAACGAGCACGCCGCCGACCTTGCCGTCGAGATCGATCGGTCCGTAGCTGTACGTCCACCACACATCCTCACGGCGACCGTGACGCGTGATCGGTACCAATTGGTCGACATGCCAGGTCGATCCCTTGCCCGTCATGACGTACTCGATCTGAGGGCCAATAATATCCCAGATCTCGTCCCAGCACGCACGTCCGCGTGCGCCCAGCGCGCTCGGATGCCGTTCGGGACCCATGGTCTCGCGATAGGCGTCGTTGTAGAACTGGATCAGTTTCGGCCCCCACCAGATGAACATCGGGTGGCGCGAATTGAGGACGATGCGAATCGTCACACGAAGGCTCTGCGGCCATGTCTCCGGGGGACCAAGGCAGGTCTTCGACCAGTCGAATGCCCGCGTCAACGCGCCCATTTCGCCGCCGCCGGCCAGAAAGTCGTTCACCGGTTCGACACTGTCCATAGCCCACGCCCTTAACATGCTACGGCATCATCGTACTACAGATGACCGTGTCGGGTAGGCCGGGGACTTGACCGCTGCGAATGGCGTTTTTTGAGCGCCGAGCGCTCTCATACCGCGGAAATTGGCCCCGGGTTCAGACCGGAGCCGTTCCTTCCGGCCGTTCCGGTTCGACCGACATGATCTGGTTGCAGGCTTTGCACTTGTAGACGTGGATGAGAGGGCGCAACCCGATCCGGGGCAGCTTTCCCAATCGGGCCGTGACGCGTCCGCAGGTTTCGCAGCGCGGCGACGGGCCTTTTTCTGTGAGCAGTCGGGGCATGATGCGGGGTCACTGACGCTGACAGCGGAACATACCGCGAAGATGCTGACCGATTGCATCTTAATCATGGAAAAATAGTCCGTAGGACTACGAGGGCCGCCGCTGCGCCGCTCATATTGCGCCATGGCCTGCGCCATTTTTTGCCACCAAATCGGCCAGCCGCGGGCACTCTCGCAACACACTGTGCAGGCGAAAGTCACGACGCCAGCGCGCGACCACAGGACGGCCGATAGAATTCAGATCCAGGCCGGATCCGCAATTTGTGAGACGTGCGAAGATGGTTTCTACCGACGGTCGTGATAATTCGGGGCGTGCTGCGTTGACGGTTGCCAAGGAAACTAACAACGGAACGAACAAGGAAGCGAAGAAGGCCGCGGCGTCCCGTCCTTCACCTGCCGAAAAATTCGATGTCGACCACGACGAGCCCGCGATCCGCGTCAAAAGGCTCCGGGCGCAGCAGCAGCGATCGCAGAAGCTGCACGAATATTACGACGAGGCCCTGGCTGAAATCCGCGCGTCGCTCGAACGGGCGCCGCAGCGTTAGAGATCGATCAGCGGCATTGATGACTGAGGCCCGGACCTTGACAGGATCCGGGCCTCGTTCGTTTCTCTACCGAAGATATAGGCGGCGATCCTCGCCAATCGGCGTCATTGCCGCTCGAGCTTGGTGATGGTTTTGCTCCCACCGGTGCTGGTTGCGGAAAAGTTGACCCTGTCGCCGGCGTGCACGGCGTCCAGCGATGCGCCGTTCTGGACCTTGAATTCTTCCGCCGCGCCGCCGCCCCCCGCACCGACGGTGCCGCTTTGGGCCTGCTGAATTGCGACAGTGCCGTTGACGCGATCGATCCTGGTCACGGTCCCCGTCAGCGTCTGCTGCGCAAGCGCCATTGAGCTGATGATGGTGAGGGCCGCGGTACCGGCGATCATGATTTTTGCAAGTTTCATCGCACACTCCCGGCGTTGAGGTATCGACGATAACTCGGGACGCGCCAAATTGGTTCCCGCGGAATCCGCGATCTTCAGGCGCGCTTTGTCGGGGATTTGGTCCTGGACGCCGGCTTTGGCGTGGAGGAGGGCGCGGCCGATGGCGCTGATGCGATCAGCGCTTTCAGGAACGTCATGATGATCTGTCCGCTGCGCCGCGCCTCGACGTCGGCCGACAGCAGCGCCAGGCCGCGGCCGAGCGCGATGAAGCTCGCGGCGATTTCCGCAGGCTCTCCCGGCACCGCCTTGCCGAACAGCCCGAACAGTGCGGTGACGAAGGCGCCCAAAGCGCGGCGGTGCGTGCGGTTCAGCTCATTATAGGTTGCCGCAAAGCCCGGACTGCGCAGCGCCTGGAGCTGCAGCTCGATGGCGAGCACGGCAAAGCCGGGATCGGCATTGACGGTGGTCGACCATTTTTCGATGCCCGCCATGGCGGATGCGGCGTCGCCTTCCGCGCCCTTCAGCGCCGCTTCGATCCTGGCGCGCTCCTCGGTTTGGTGCTGCTGCACCAGTTCGAGCAGGATCGCCTCCTTGTCGGGAAAGTTCGAGTAGAAGGCGCCTTGCGAAAACCCCGCGGCGTCGGCGATGTCGCGCACCGAGGCGAGGGCAAAACCCTTTTTGACGATCTCGCTGCGCGCGGCCGCGATCAGCAGCTCCCGGGTACGGGCCTGACTTTCCTCGCGATTCAACCTCGGCATAAGCAGACGTCCCTGAATTTTAAGATAACAATTGATATTCAGATATCATATGATATCTGTAACGGGAGAGCAGCAGGAAAAGGACACATATCATGGAGACCCGCGCGCTGGACCGGACCCTGGCCCTCCTGGCGGCGCTTGCCGCGCTGACGGTCGCCTTCATGGTGGCCGGCATCGTCACCACGCGCAGCTCGCAGGACTTCTTCCAGTCGGCGCGCACGGTCGGCGATCCTGTTCTTTTCGCTAGCCAACAAGGCAGCGCCAGCCGGGAAGTAGAGCTCTATCGCGAACCGGGGTCCACTTCGCTCGAAAACGCTTCGGGACCCGATCATCAGGGGAGAACGATCTATGAGTGCCACCATCGTGACCATTGCCGGGCGCAGCCTGCTGGCGCTGCTGTTCATTCTTGCAGGTGCGGCGAAGATCGCCGGCCCGCAGCCGTTTCTCGACCATATGGCCGAGCACCACATTCCGGGGCTGCTGCTGCCGCTGGTGATTCTGCTGGAACTGGGCGCCGGCGTGGCGCTTCTGCTTGGCTGGCGGTTACCGTTCTCGGCCGGGGCGCTGGCGTTGTTTTGCCTCGCCACCGCGTTCGGGTTTCACCTCAACCTGGCCGACAAGGCCGAGCGAACGCTGTTCATCAAGGACCTCGCGATATCAGGCGCGCTGATGGTGATTGCGGCTCACGCCTCGGTGGTGCCAAAGGCACCCGCTCTCGGCTCCATCGCTACGTTCGCCGGCAGGTGAGGCGGGTGAAGGGAAAGGCTACTTCGCCGTCTCGATCGGTAGTCTTACGGGGACATGCGGCGAGGTGCTTACGACCCTCGGACTTCCGTCCGCATAGCGACTGCGCTTGAGCGCCTCCAGCATTAAGAAGAATTTCTCGGCCAGCATGATCGAACTCCATCGTTGATCATTTTCAACAAGGTGCCAGATCATGATTTCCGGTTGTCTTCGTGGACCGGCAAAACTGGTTTCTTCGTTCGCCTGGTCGGTTTCTTCGCCGCGGGGCGACGAAACCAGCTCACACGGCCGTGACAAGCGTGCCGGCGAGCGCAGTGCGGCGAGATGCCCGCGCCGGCCGTCGTAGGCAGGCAGGCCAGGTTTTCGAATTTTACGCTTTGCTAACCGGTTATTCTAACGTGACTTCCATTTGTCCCCTCTTACGTTCGTACCGGGAAGTGAAACGCGCGACGGCAAGAGAGCTCGCCAAGAGCCGGGTCCATCGCCGATGTCACGAGCAAAGGGGCCTGCCGTGCGACGGACCACGAAACCTTCCGAGGTGGCACAATCATATGCCGTCCGGCTGATGCAGCATCTCGTTGTGCCGACCTTCGTGCTCAATCCGCAGCGCGAGGTCGTGGTCTGGAACCGGGCGTGCGAGCGCCTGACCGGCGTTGCCGCCGCCGAGGTGATCGGCACCAAAAAGCACTGGCGTGCCTTCTACAAGGAGAAGCGGTTTTGCCTCGCCGATCTGGTGGCGAACGAACGGGCGGATCTGCTCGGCAGCCTTTATCCGGAGTTCACGGTCTCCACGCATGGCCTCGGCTTCAGCGCCGAAAACTGGTGTGTGATGCCAAAACTCGGCAATCAGCTTTATCTCGCGATCGACGCCGGTCCCATCCACGATGAAGACGGAAGGCTGATCGCGGTTGTCGAAACGCTGCGCGACATGACCGATCAGAAGCGGGCCGAGCAGGCGCTGAAGGCGCTGGCCAGCAGCGACGGACTGACCGGCCTCGCCAACCGGCGGTCGTTCGACCAGGCACTCGCGATCGAATGGGCGCGGGCGCAACGGACGCGGTCGCCGCTATCACTGCTGCTGGTCGATGTCGACCATTTCAAGCTCTACAATGACCTGCACGGCCACCAGAAAGGCGACGACTGCCTGCGCGGGGTTGGCGCGGCGATGGCCGCCGGCCTGCGGCCGGCCGATGTCGCCGCCCGCTATGGCGGTGAGGAATTTGCCGTGCTGATGCCCGACAGCGCGCACGGCGTCGCGCTCGATGTGGCAGAGCGGCTGCGTGAGGCGATCTGCCGCTTGCGGCTGGCGCATGGTGCTGCTGCCGCGGGCTCCCATGTGACGCTCAGCATCGGTGTGGCCACCGAAGTGCCCGCGGAAGACATGAGTTCCGATCTTCTGGTGGCAAGGGCCGACCAGGCGCTCTACGCGGCGAAGCATTCGGGGCGCGACCGGGTGCTCTCGGCGGATAAAGCCCTCTCGGTGTTCGGCCGCGCCCAAGGTGTTGCACCTTGCGGGGCACGCAAGACGCGTTTGCGCTAAGTACCAAGCCGCCGGGTCAAGGCGGCGATGAAGCGCTCGGTGTCGGCTTCGTCGTTGAAGACGTGCGGCGAGACCCGCAGGCGGCCAAGGCGCGCCGCGACGTAGACGCCGTCATTGGCAAGTCCTTCGACCAGCCCTTTCGGCATCCCGTTCGCAAAGCCGAGGCACAAAATGTGCGGCGCCCGCAATTGGCGCTCGAGGACACGGGCGCCGAGGCTGCGCACGCTGTCCGCGATTCCTTCGGTCAGCATGGCAAGGCGCTCCGTAATGGCCGGCGCGCCCCATTCGGCGACCATCTCCATGCCGATCGCGGCCATCTCCAGCGAAATGAAATGATCGCGCTCGCCCATATCGAAACGCCTGGCGTCGCCGACATAGGCAAGGTCGGTGAAATAGACCTCATTCTCGGCGCGTACGTTGCGGCGGGCGGCCGCCGTCTGCTCCAGCGGGATGCCGTCCTGATGGCGTTTGGCGACGTAGAGAAAGGCGCGGCCGTAGGGGCCGATCAGCCATTTATAGGTCGGGAAAAGCACGAAATCCGGGTCGAGGCGTTTGACGTCCATCGGCAGCACGCCGGCGCTCTGTGTCGCATCGATCAGGAACAGGGCGCCGTGCCGACGCAGCGCCGCGGTGACTTGTTCGAGGTCGATCAGCCCGCCGTCCGACCAGTGCACCGACGAGATCGATGCAAGGCCAACCGGTGGCGCTCCGGCTCGTTCGATCACGGCGAGAACCGCCGCGGTCCAGTCGCCGTCGTTGGGCTGGCGCACCGTCTCGACGGCGAAGCCCTGCGCTTCGGCCCGATGATGCCATTCCAGCACCGGCGAGGAATGATCGTTTTCCAGCACGATGACGCGGCTGCCACGGGCGATCGTCAGCATTTTGGCTGCGGTGGCGACGCCGTAGCTGATCGAGGGGATCAAGGCGATGTCGGCGGGATCAGCATTGATCAGGCGGGCGGCGGCGGTGCGGGCGCGCTCATGCTGGCGGCGGGCGAAATCGGGATCAAGCGTCCAGGGCCTGCCCTTGCGGCCGACCGCGGCGCGGCCGGCCTCCAGGGTTCGCCGCGGCAGCGGGCTGTAGGAGGCCGAGTTGAGGTAGCAGATCTCGCGCGGCACATCGAACCATTCGCGTTGCGACGCCAGCATACCGACCTCTATCCGCCGCCGTAACTCTGCACCAGACTCCCCGCCACCAGCGACCAGCCGTCGACCAGCACGAAGAAGATCAATTTGAACGGCAGCGACACCACGACCGGCGGCAGCATCATCATGCCCATCGACATCAGGACGGAGGCGACCACGAGGTCGATGATCAGGAAGGGGAGGAACAGCAGGAAGCCGATTTCAAACGCGCGCTTCAGCTCCGAGATCATGAAGGCGGGGACGAGAATGCGCAGCGACATATCTTCCGGCGTCGCCGGCGGCGGCTCGCCGGAGAGGTCCATGAACAGTTTCAGGTCCTTCTCGCGAACGTTCTTCTGCATGAAGCCGCGCAGCGGCACCGAGGCCTTCTGCAGCGCTTCCTCGACGCCGATCTGGTTGGCTACCAGGGGCTTGATGCCGTCGTCATAGGATTTCTGCAGCACCGGGCCCATCACGAAGGCAGTCAGGAACATCGCCAGCGCGATGATCACGGAGTTCGGCGGCGCGGTCGCGGTGCCCAATGCTGTCCTTAGCAGCGACAGCACGACGACGATGCGCGTGAACGATGTCATCATGATCAGGATCGACGGCGCGATCGAGAGCACCGTCAACAGCGCGATCAACTGGATCGCGCGCTCGGTGACCCCGCCATTGCCCTGGCCGAGATTGATGCTGATATCCTGCGCCATCGCCGGATCGGCGAGCGATCCGGCGGCTATCAGGCTTACAAGAAATAAAAATACTCTACGCGGGAAAGTCGCCGATCTCACG harbors:
- a CDS encoding DUF1488 family protein produces the protein MGYDDERLAFKFTMQNENNGETVECQISDAAMDELAGVKGTESIARQAQFLALRDAVEGIASDIFDEAPRVKGYTVRIFTKHIRK
- a CDS encoding sensor histidine kinase encodes the protein MDSVEPVNDFLAGGGEMGALTRAFDWSKTCLGPPETWPQSLRVTIRIVLNSRHPMFIWWGPKLIQFYNDAYRETMGPERHPSALGARGRACWDEIWDIIGPQIEYVMTGKGSTWHVDQLVPITRHGRREDVWWTYSYGPIDLDGKVGGVLVVCNDVTSEHRAKEALNLVNHELQHRVKNTLAVLSAVAAQTFRDPSSKSALEIYQGRLAAFGRAHDLLTASNWVEAPLTDVIQTALAPYRTGEGRFEVSGAPTIVRSRQALSLSLAIHELATNAIKYGALSGPTGRILITWENMMLDAEPHFVFTWQETGGPAVSPPSVTGFGSRLITRVLKDDFNGTVELSYEPAGLRCRLTTPIKNIETAPH
- a CDS encoding copper-binding protein, with the translated sequence MKLAKIMIAGTAALTIISSMALAQQTLTGTVTRIDRVNGTVAIQQAQSGTVGAGGGGAAEEFKVQNGASLDAVHAGDRVNFSATSTGGSKTITKLERQ
- a CDS encoding TetR/AcrR family transcriptional regulator; protein product: MPRLNREESQARTRELLIAAARSEIVKKGFALASVRDIADAAGFSQGAFYSNFPDKEAILLELVQQHQTEERARIEAALKGAEGDAASAMAGIEKWSTTVNADPGFAVLAIELQLQALRSPGFAATYNELNRTHRRALGAFVTALFGLFGKAVPGEPAEIAASFIALGRGLALLSADVEARRSGQIIMTFLKALIASAPSAAPSSTPKPASRTKSPTKRA
- a CDS encoding DoxX family membrane protein, translating into MSATIVTIAGRSLLALLFILAGAAKIAGPQPFLDHMAEHHIPGLLLPLVILLELGAGVALLLGWRLPFSAGALALFCLATAFGFHLNLADKAERTLFIKDLAISGALMVIAAHASVVPKAPALGSIATFAGR
- a CDS encoding sensor domain-containing diguanylate cyclase, with amino-acid sequence MRRTTKPSEVAQSYAVRLMQHLVVPTFVLNPQREVVVWNRACERLTGVAAAEVIGTKKHWRAFYKEKRFCLADLVANERADLLGSLYPEFTVSTHGLGFSAENWCVMPKLGNQLYLAIDAGPIHDEDGRLIAVVETLRDMTDQKRAEQALKALASSDGLTGLANRRSFDQALAIEWARAQRTRSPLSLLLVDVDHFKLYNDLHGHQKGDDCLRGVGAAMAAGLRPADVAARYGGEEFAVLMPDSAHGVALDVAERLREAICRLRLAHGAAAAGSHVTLSIGVATEVPAEDMSSDLLVARADQALYAAKHSGRDRVLSADKALSVFGRAQGVAPCGARKTRLR
- a CDS encoding aminotransferase class V-fold PLP-dependent enzyme; the encoded protein is MLASQREWFDVPREICYLNSASYSPLPRRTLEAGRAAVGRKGRPWTLDPDFARRQHERARTAAARLINADPADIALIPSISYGVATAAKMLTIARGSRVIVLENDHSSPVLEWHHRAEAQGFAVETVRQPNDGDWTAAVLAVIERAGAPPVGLASISSVHWSDGGLIDLEQVTAALRRHGALFLIDATQSAGVLPMDVKRLDPDFVLFPTYKWLIGPYGRAFLYVAKRHQDGIPLEQTAAARRNVRAENEVYFTDLAYVGDARRFDMGERDHFISLEMAAIGMEMVAEWGAPAITERLAMLTEGIADSVRSLGARVLERQLRAPHILCLGFANGMPKGLVEGLANDGVYVAARLGRLRVSPHVFNDEADTERFIAALTRRLGT
- the fliP gene encoding flagellar type III secretion system pore protein FliP (The bacterial flagellar biogenesis protein FliP forms a type III secretion system (T3SS)-type pore required for flagellar assembly.), with amino-acid sequence MRSATFPRRVFLFLVSLIAAGSLADPAMAQDISINLGQGNGGVTERAIQLIALLTVLSIAPSILIMMTSFTRIVVVLSLLRTALGTATAPPNSVIIALAMFLTAFVMGPVLQKSYDDGIKPLVANQIGVEEALQKASVPLRGFMQKNVREKDLKLFMDLSGEPPPATPEDMSLRILVPAFMISELKRAFEIGFLLFLPFLIIDLVVASVLMSMGMMMLPPVVVSLPFKLIFFVLVDGWSLVAGSLVQSYGGG